Genomic window (Oryza sativa Japonica Group chromosome 3, ASM3414082v1):
CATTTCGTTGACGCTGGTATACATTTTGGTACACCTACCATTTTACGCGCAGCACGTCCCAAAATCTCCGCCCTCATGCGAGGCAAGGCCGCAGCTCCCCCGCTCCATCTCGGCCGTCCGTACCTACACGTGTAGGCCGATCGTGccaccactctctctctctctccctcctctcccccgctgCGCTGGGTCAGGCTCCTCCTCTACCTTCAAAAGGTGGGTATGTACGTGTCCTGGTCACTGAAATGTGGTCCCAACAAaccatgggcccacatgtcagtgactaaAGGCAAAGGTGCTTCGAAGGCGGCGGGGAGAGATGATCTCAATCCCTCCGCGCTGCGCTGCGATTAAACCGGACGAGACGTCGCCAcctcctttcttccttcctttccttctcctaGAAGCCACCGCCTCGTCTCTCCGCTTCTCGGCTCTCGCAAGCAAAACCCACATCGCCCCCATCCCATTCTGCTCGCCGTGCTCGCTGAGCTCCATGGGGAAGAAGGGTAAGGGAAGgcaccgcggccgcggcggcggaggcggaggcgggggtggtggtggtggtggtggtggtggtggtggtgtgggtGGGGatcgcggcggtggagggagcggaggaggagggccggGAATggggcggcgcgggagcgatgcgCGTGcccagcaggcggcggcggcggcggcggcaatcagCGGCATCGCCACCCGCCTCGGGTTCGGGTGCACCGTCAGTACGTTGGCTAAGCGGCCGCTGCTCCCCGATCGtttctgcttttctttttttggctgATTTGGTTTCGTTTCTCTTCGTTGGGGTGGTGGTCTCTAATGGTGGAGTGGTGTTGTTCGTCgttgtgcgtgcgtgcgtgtttGCAGATGTCGGCGGCGGGATGCCACCGCAGATGGAGTTCCTCATGGCGTGTACGGACGGCGACGTCGCGCGCCTCAAGGGTGAGATCCTCCGGCTCTACCCCGAGCCCGTCTTACTCCCGAACTGCTGGTGCTTCTTCGTGGGATAGGGGTTTTGTTAGGGTTTTGAGGAGGCCGCGCGGTGGAGGGCTTTTTTTTAGCTTGTGTGTGGTGGTGAACTGGTgattgtgagtttttttttcagcattttCTGTGCCGGCTTTGTGGGTAGATATTCTACACGAATGTGTTCTCCGATGTTTTTGTGCATTTGTGAAAACAATTGGATGAGATGGTTTTTAGCCTCATGCATCGTTTCTTGTTCCGTTACAATATGATCGTGTATGCCCGATTGCGCGTGTTGTTGATAGAAGTGTATGCGTGTTTAATGCGGGTGGAGGGTTTTCCTGTCTACTTTTGGTTCAAATTGGTACTATTCTGGATAGGAATTTATTTGTTTGCCATTATTCGTTATAGGGATTAATAATTACTAATAATACTTCTCTTTATGATGCCATATTTCTGTAAGAGATCTCTTCCTCTTGGTTTTGTTTACTTTTGATTAATAATTACTAATAATACTTACCTTTATGATGCCATATTTCTTTAAGAGATCTCTTCCTCTtggttttgttttcttcttctaagTGCCCAGATGTGATTTTTGGGAGGTTATGTCTCCATTTGTCTAGAATTTTGATCTTGTTTTATGCACAAAAAGAAACTTCTGTAATAACTAGAATTGCAATTTGTGCAAATTTGAGCCTTACTTTTCTTTTGGAACTTTCGGTATTGAAGAGGTGGTTAATAGCATGGATGAGGATGATCGGGAATCGCTCGCCACTGTGAGGATGGAGGGGTATTTTGAGGCAGCAAGCTCGGGAAAAATTGATCTCTGCAAGTACTTTGGAGGAGCTCGGGTTCGATGTCAATGCTGAAGCTAGTCGTGATTCTGGTATGTGCCTTCCTAGattattgcattgttttattaTGCTTAATGCATCTCCTATAGGCAATGCAATTGTAATGGGAGCTGTTGTATGTGAGGCTAGTCTTGATAGGGTCAGGAACCGTCTTTACCTTACCATGAAGAGTTTAACTATAGTTACAGCACTGGGTACGCtgatttcttgttttttttattacacacATTTGTAGTGCTGGCATGCTGCTATCTGAATTGGTAAACCAATGTAACACCGCTATGTGATTAAATCCGTTAGTACTATAAATTGATTCTTAAGTGATGGTTCTTGACTAGTCACCTTTTTTATGAAAACAAACAATTATGTGGCACCTTTGAGACGTATGAATGTATGATGTCTTGTTAGGTAGGGTTTTCTGAGGGAGTACTGCAAGAATTTCCCTGAAGAAAACTCAATTCTTGCACTAATCTAGTAATTTGCTTTTTGTAATGGGCCATATAGGATTATATCCTTCAGCCTTTTTTATATTGCTTTTGCCTACCCTTGATGGTACAGTTGTGTCTAGACAATACATGCAGTTCACTTTGTGAAGCtcatctattatctattatgtAATACTACTTGATTTTTCTTCTAGTTCTTTTTGCGTGGTATATACATGCCATCAAAATTTGGTTCTAAGAACTTGGCAAATGGGAGTTTGTATTGTAGTTTTAACTATACTAGTACCCTTGTTGATATGCACTTATGAAGTGGTGTTTCTGCATGATTCCATTGTTTAATATTGCATCTCATATAAATACTGTCCAGGCAATAAGTATTTCATGAAGTTCTCCTTTGCATATTTGGAATTGTAGCTGCTAATATTTGTGCATTTGCAAAGCTGTTATACAGCAATACTCCTGTGTCGTTTTGTTGGAGTTATCTGATTAAATTGCTTGTTTGTAACGCCCTTGCTAGGTATGACGCCTTTGTTTTGCGCTGTGTTGGATGGACAAGAGATTACTGTGAAGTATTTTCTTGACAAAGGTGCTGATCCGAATAAGAAAGATGCAGAAGGCTTTGCTCCTCTTCATGAAGCCGCAAAAATAGGTAACATATCACTTCTTTTACATCTGTGCATGTGTACTGCCTTTGTCACGTTTACTGTTGGCGAATTTTGCACTGTATAACTTTCCCGACAAAAGCTAAGTGTAAAACCTATAATCCACTTATGTGTCTAAAATCTATAATCCACTTTTGTGTCTTATAGTAGGGGATAACAGCTCAAGGGACCAATTTGCTTATCTGTCTTCTTTTATGTAAATCTTGCCATTTTGTTAGGTTTGTGCTTGCTTAGGTGGTTTGGTCAACACTCACAATAAATACTCTGAACACACTAGTTCTGAAACATACACCTTACTTTCGATTCAATATGTTAAATCAGTTCTGGAATGAACAATTCCAAAATTAAGAATGTCTACAAAAAAAAAGCTTATTCTTCACTATAACACAATTCCATGTTTTCCCCCCCTTGTTCTCAGGGAACGTTGGAATAGCACGACTGTTGTTATCTAAAGGAGCTAGTGTTGATGTATCTTCTTCTGAAGGGACACCACTTCATGTTGCTGCCTCTAATGGAAAATCTAGCATTGTGCTGATTTTATTAGAGCACCATGCAAATGTAAGTACCATAATTTCTTTTATTTCATCTTTCCATGTCGTTTGATAGAATTAAAGGCTCAATTTGTGATGGTTCAGCACCCTCCCTCCAAACACCTAATGTGCTGGTTTAGTTCTTGGCACAATATGGACCAAGTTTTTTTTGCTCCAGCTGCACCTTTTTTGTGGATATATAGATTCAACGGTCACAAGTTGATGCAAAAAGCTTTCCAAACAGGGTCTAAGTGTTCTATATACCTGCTTTGGTTTGCTACTGTCTTACTTTCTGACTTCGTTGCCACACTGTTCTTATGTTTGCCGTTTATGATGCCCATATGTTTCCTAGTATGGGCTGTTCCAGGTCATGCTGGTTGTAAATAGTCGTTAGGCAACTTACGATGCTTTTTAGATAGTTTATTCATGATTTCATGCCTTGCAATTTGCAAATGATGTAATGCGTTGCATTTTTCTTGTGCCATACTTCCATGCTGAtatcttgttgatttttttctttgtccAGAAACTGTGTTATTAACTGGTTTTCTTAGTTTCAGGAATTTATACATAAGATATTTCTATTTCTGGATTTGTATTGACTTTGCTCCTTTTACCAGCTAACTATATGCATTTGTGAGGAATAACTTTAGTTTTGAAACAATGCAGCCAAACGTGATGACGCCAGATTGTTATACACCACTGACTGCAGTTCTTTCTGCCACTCCTGAAATAGTGAATGAATCTGAGTGTTTGAAGTGCATGAAACTCCTTATCAAGGTTTGATACTCAATTGATCCTCTTTGCATCTCTGCTTCCCAAGTAtcatgtggaaaaaaaaagtatatctatactcctttaaaagaCTCCAATGGTGGTGGTGAATGGTGAATCTGCATTCAGCCCTTCACCTATCCCCACTATCTCCTGACATGTGGACCATCAAAACTGTGACCAAAGTAATGTGACCTACTGTGTTTTATAAAAAGCATAATGTGATTTCTTGAATATTTGAAATTGTAATGacgtgaatatttttttttaaaatccaTCGCAGCGCATGGGCATTCGCTAGTAAATTCATATGTTTTATGTGAGATATCATATCAACAATATATTTTTGTGTCATGTAACATTTATCTGCAGGCTGGTGCTCATTATAAACTTGCAACTCCTGATACTCCATTGGAGATAGCAACTAGAAATGGCTTAACTGAGTGTGTTGCATACTTGTTGGAGATCAGCACTGTTGTTAGACTAAGTGAACATGTGAGTAACTCTTGCTAATTTGGTGCTTTTACTTTGTTTTTCTCCTAGGACTTGTTGAACCTATAACTTGTGGCAATGATGATTGCTCTGTGTTATCATTTCTTTGAAATGTAAAGGAAAGCTATATATATCCttttttgtactgttttattggattatttttttctttgatctGTTGGACGTCTTCTGAAACCCAGCATTGGCATCAGTCACCAGTAGTCTGGTAGAGCAGAACTATACTAGAGAGGAACAACACGGAAGCTTTTATATAGAGTTTGTTTGAATTTGCCTTGTTGACAGCCTGCCTTTAATGCGCTATCTTGCTTTGTTATATGTAAAGTACTGAGGAGAATTCCAAGGTCTTGTGAAGGACGACATAATTTGCATCCCATGTTTTTCTCTTTATGAGACTGAGAATAAATTATCCAGGTCTAGAGCTATACCAGTTCAAACGGTACATTGTTACTTTACCAACCATCTAGACATGGTTTGAATCGGCCACAGCCTTATAATTGATAATATTATAAGATGCTTACTCCAGGATTTAATCTGCTGATTTCAAACAGAACTGTTATCCTGTACTGGTTTTTATTCAATACAAATAAATGGTGGAAGGGGCATTGCACTTGTGATTTTTGTACTGTTCCTCTGCTTAAGGCATTTTTGGAGTGGCAATGGTAGAAACAAGTTTAGGAATGGATGAGTTTATGATATGGACATTTGTACAACCAACCTATCTGTGTTTGCAAAATATGGAAGTATTTTCCTTTTCCAAATTCTGGTATTTGAAGTGGTGGTTGCTCCAAAGCATGTAGAAGGGGATGAATCAGACATGTTCCACGTCTAGTCTCTTTGGGACATCGACACAGTTTGCAATGCAGATGTTTGATCATTACCTTTTTCTaatcatataataattaataaatatataacaGCATGAGAGTGTTTTAATGAAAAAATTAATGTCATTTTCAATTATCAAGTCTTAATATTGCTTATGTATTAATGATCTAAGATTTTGACGTTTACCTGAGCATATTCTAAACCTAAAACATCGTCTATTTGAGAATGGGAGgaattattttttagaactGGGGGACATTACACATTGAAACTACTTTTTTGGTACATAATACATCTGTGTGTTCTTCACTACATGTATATATGCAAGCAACTAAAGGAGGCTATTTATTCTCTATGCTTTTGTTTGTAATCACCATGATTCAGCTCATTGTTAGAATGTTAGTGGTATTAGTCGTAGGAACATTGCATCTAGTATTCTGTCAATTTACAGATTTTCAGCTTCTATGTTTTTTCTCTTCTATCACTACTTATGTTTTCCTAATGATTTAGGACAAAGGAAGTGATGGAGACAGAAAATCTAAGCTGAAATTACATGGTGGAAAAGCATTTGAGGAGGGTGACTATGCGGGTGCAATCATATTCTACACTGAGGTATATAGATGTGCATTATATGGTTTTACTTCCTGTTGGTCTTATTACTAGCTAAGCTGAAACTGCATGGTGGAAAATCAATAGGAATGTGCTGCTGCCTGTGCTATCCTCATTATTGCTAAATGCTAATACATGATCAAGTGGACATTACCGGAGGACAGAACAAAAAGATATATCTCAATTTACAAACTCAAGTCACACCTGTTGCAGTTCCTTGCATCTATTACTGCTCAAACCACTATAACTAAGTATTGTTTAACTTTTGCAGTTTTTATGCaagtaattttatagttttttctcaaaaatatattaacacATTCATTCCTTTGTTATAGCTGGTTCACTGCAAAAAGTTAAATGCAAAAATACTTCAGCCAAACATTGTGTCCAGCATTTACACTTTTAAGCCTATAGTTATTGATTCTTACGtgcctttaaaaaaaataaatccttgTGAGACAAATACATTGTGGAATTATAATACCTGGATGATGATCACACTACTACATAAAACATGCATGGCCCTTGACACTTTCTGCTATGAATGCAATTAGTGTGGAGAGTGGTCAAGTGCACACTGGCAATGGGAAAATTGACATGTTCTTTACAGATATAATTTCTTCAATAATCCAAGCCCGAACTATAAACAACAGAGATTAGCACAAAAGAACCCAACTCCACACATACCACATCGCAGAAGCATGGCAGTCTCTG
Coding sequences:
- the LOC107275267 gene encoding uncharacterized protein — its product is MTPLFCAVLDGQEITVKYFLDKGADPNKKDAEGFAPLHEAAKIGNVGIARLLLSKGASVDVSSSEGTPLHVAASNGKSSIVLILLEHHANPNVMTPDCYTPLTAVLSATPEIVNESECLKCMKLLIKAGAHYKLATPDTPLEIATRNGLTECVAYLLEISTVVRLSEHDKGSDGDRKSKLKLHGGKAFEEGDYAGAIIFYTEAMKLDPADATLYSNRSLCHLRSGAAQEALLDANDCIKLKPEWTKGYYRKGCAHMALKEYEEACTAFMAGTKLDPLSDEMQNAFWEAAKAMKNEYMAGRRVSSVD